In Oryzihumus leptocrescens, the following are encoded in one genomic region:
- a CDS encoding ATP-grasp domain-containing protein: protein MNITLIAEPSSNPVLDTALDLLRERHAVSVLDPRSLSPWGFRPEPSGRRDGDMVLLKSRTAEARSWAHHAERAGAVVVNTPTATDTALDRQLSAELLEAAGVPTPRTLAFASLADLAREAYRPGAAPLPWPLVVKSRTSRRGDLVRLVVGRHELAELLPEWGREPVIAQRFLPNDGFDLKFWVVGGHVSVARRPAALEVRRKDADVELDPACLPEGLVDIALRAGHAIGLDLFGADIVLSEGRPVVIDVNAFPGFRGASDAAAHLAGFVEQAWRQRAVAS, encoded by the coding sequence ATGAACATCACCCTGATCGCCGAGCCGTCGTCCAACCCCGTGCTGGACACCGCGCTGGACCTGCTGCGCGAGCGCCACGCAGTGTCCGTCCTGGACCCGAGGTCGTTGTCCCCGTGGGGGTTCCGCCCGGAGCCGTCCGGGCGTAGGGATGGGGACATGGTCCTGCTCAAGTCGCGCACCGCCGAGGCCCGCAGCTGGGCCCACCACGCCGAGCGGGCCGGGGCGGTCGTGGTGAACACTCCCACCGCCACCGACACCGCCCTGGACCGGCAGCTGTCCGCCGAGCTGCTGGAGGCCGCCGGGGTGCCGACTCCGCGGACGCTGGCGTTCGCGTCGCTGGCCGACCTGGCCCGCGAGGCCTACCGGCCCGGCGCCGCACCGCTGCCGTGGCCGCTGGTCGTCAAGAGCCGCACCAGCCGTCGCGGGGACCTGGTCCGCCTCGTGGTGGGCCGGCACGAGCTGGCCGAGCTGCTGCCGGAGTGGGGCCGGGAGCCGGTCATCGCCCAGCGGTTCCTGCCCAACGACGGCTTCGACCTCAAGTTCTGGGTGGTCGGCGGGCACGTGTCCGTCGCCCGCCGTCCCGCGGCCCTGGAGGTGCGCCGCAAGGACGCCGACGTCGAGCTCGACCCCGCCTGCCTGCCCGAGGGCCTGGTCGACATCGCCCTCCGGGCCGGGCACGCGATCGGCCTGGACCTGTTCGGCGCCGACATCGTGCTCAGCGAAGGACGCCCCGTGGTGATCGACGTCAACGCCTTCCCCGGCTTCCGCGGCGCCTCGGACGCCGCGGCGCACCTGGCCGGCTTCGTCGAGCAGGCCTGGCGGCAGCGGGCGGTGGCGTCATGA
- a CDS encoding ATP-grasp domain-containing protein, protein MSHLQRHQDQRHSSRAMRTISASTKSAPTRVCFIVEGRYENDVMPGAVADVLTGWGHEVDVLRPLGGATDVDDLDPFNGPRYDAYVLKTVSGGPGLSILEAAAATGAATVNDARAIRLARDKAVAASRVRAAGLPFPRTWFAARSALLEGLPREAYPLVVKPNNGSSCEQVLRVDRPEDLAALDIDDSGYLLAQPYLPNPGYDVKLYNTGDDVFATVKRSPLHPGAPVVEELIPTSPELKALALAVGRAFGLDIYGIDVIDTPQGWMVLDVNDFPSFGNVPHAAERLARTVLRLARQAVARRVTAETRTLHVLPALEASA, encoded by the coding sequence ATGTCACACCTCCAGCGGCACCAGGACCAGCGGCACTCGTCGCGGGCGATGCGCACCATCTCGGCGTCGACGAAGTCGGCCCCGACCCGCGTGTGCTTCATCGTCGAGGGCAGGTACGAGAACGACGTCATGCCCGGTGCGGTGGCCGACGTGCTCACCGGCTGGGGCCACGAGGTCGACGTGCTGCGACCCCTGGGCGGGGCGACCGACGTCGACGACCTCGACCCGTTCAACGGCCCCCGCTACGACGCCTACGTCCTCAAGACCGTCTCCGGCGGCCCCGGGCTGAGCATCCTCGAGGCGGCCGCGGCCACCGGTGCCGCCACGGTCAACGACGCCCGCGCCATCCGCCTGGCCCGCGACAAGGCCGTCGCGGCCAGCCGGGTCCGGGCCGCCGGGCTGCCGTTCCCGCGCACCTGGTTCGCCGCCCGCAGCGCGCTGCTCGAGGGCCTGCCGCGCGAGGCCTACCCGCTGGTGGTCAAGCCCAACAACGGCAGCTCCTGCGAGCAGGTGCTGCGGGTGGACCGGCCCGAGGACCTCGCCGCGCTGGACATCGACGACTCCGGCTACCTGCTGGCCCAGCCGTACCTGCCCAACCCCGGCTACGACGTCAAGCTCTACAACACGGGCGACGACGTCTTCGCCACGGTCAAGCGCTCCCCGCTGCACCCCGGCGCGCCCGTCGTCGAGGAGCTCATCCCCACCAGCCCCGAGCTCAAGGCCCTGGCCCTGGCCGTCGGCCGCGCGTTCGGCCTGGACATCTACGGCATCGACGTCATCGACACCCCGCAGGGCTGGATGGTCCTGGACGTCAACGACTTCCCGAGCTTCGGCAACGTCCCGCACGCCGCCGAGCGCCTCGCCCGCACGGTGCTGCGCCTGGCCCGCCAGGCCGTCGCCCGTCGCGTCACCGCCGAGACCCGCACCCTGCACGTCCTGCCCGCCCTGGAGGCATCCGCATGA
- a CDS encoding protein kinase domain-containing protein — protein MDGIADYGFLREVGRGPQGRVYLARRPERLGPGDEWVAVKVLDATAAEEAFEAVAAELQCFAAVDGEDLVALHEAGLVGTRVYYVLAHHPMGSLEHPAHPLNRQARLEAVSRAARAAHRLHEAGIVHRAIKPANVLLAGTGAVLAEPGVAHLLQPGITTTGTHPLGGSTTLELTDPAVVRGAAAGRASDIWALGVTLHLALTGTGLFPSMMSADPMVAVRMYLRSTPEPDPDLGAAERAVVLRALQPDPAARYRTAAELADALDQLAPAAGGHVH, from the coding sequence GTGGACGGGATCGCCGACTACGGCTTCCTACGCGAGGTCGGCCGCGGCCCGCAGGGCCGGGTCTACCTCGCGCGCCGGCCGGAACGGCTCGGGCCCGGCGACGAGTGGGTCGCCGTCAAGGTGCTCGACGCCACCGCCGCCGAGGAGGCCTTCGAGGCGGTCGCCGCCGAGCTCCAGTGCTTCGCCGCCGTCGACGGTGAGGACCTGGTCGCGTTGCACGAGGCCGGGCTCGTGGGGACCCGGGTCTACTACGTGCTGGCCCACCACCCGATGGGGTCCCTGGAGCACCCGGCCCACCCGTTGAACCGGCAGGCCCGGCTGGAGGCCGTCTCCCGGGCCGCCCGCGCCGCCCACCGGCTGCACGAGGCGGGGATCGTCCACCGCGCCATCAAGCCGGCCAACGTCCTCCTGGCCGGGACCGGTGCTGTCCTCGCCGAGCCCGGCGTCGCCCACCTCCTCCAGCCCGGGATCACCACCACCGGGACCCACCCGCTCGGCGGCTCGACCACGCTCGAGCTCACCGACCCGGCCGTGGTGCGCGGCGCCGCGGCCGGGCGCGCCAGCGACATCTGGGCGCTCGGAGTGACCCTGCACCTGGCGCTGACGGGCACCGGGCTCTTCCCCTCGATGATGTCCGCCGACCCCATGGTCGCGGTGCGGATGTACCTGCGCAGCACCCCCGAGCCGGACCCCGACCTCGGGGCGGCCGAACGGGCCGTGGTGCTGCGGGCCCTGCAGCCCGACCCGGCCGCGCGCTACCGCACCGCGGCCGAGCTCGCGGACGCGCTGGACCAGCTCGCCCCGGCGGCGGGCGGGCACGTGCACTGA
- a CDS encoding FHA domain-containing protein has product MSGTAPRALGEGSRVVVHPGSGVVHRSGDALLVMPTVDGGQVDVATDLLAACAVESDPTGRRRARRVAALLGAVEDPDAVPAFVLLLDTEAGPVLLASGDTDALVRGEHEQRVSGRDSLAWVEHRVEPGFTAIVLGGAAEPGAVAEAPVLPLDLAGGTVPGAGATVLAPTAGVAAGRPGPVVSREKAAPEEPVTDEPVTDKPVTEKPVTEKPVTEEPITEPVGDGAGRREPVAAQFTVMRPVTRVRNVALGPSATPARAPLPVAGAAADRAEAPTVDRDVVVEGLPCPQGHLNDPRASACSLCGSDLDPEASPVRATRPPLGVLVTDDGSVFLLTSDVVVGREPGGSEEVRSGRAQPLQLRDEGHSVSRVHARVHLDGWDVTVVDTGSANGTYLSRTGSAGPWEPVQEPTPLAAGDRLRLGKRQLMYDRHPAGPGR; this is encoded by the coding sequence ATGAGCGGCACCGCGCCCCGTGCCCTGGGCGAGGGGTCGAGGGTCGTGGTGCACCCCGGCTCCGGCGTCGTGCACCGCAGCGGCGACGCGCTGCTCGTGATGCCGACGGTCGACGGCGGGCAGGTCGACGTCGCCACCGACCTGCTCGCCGCCTGCGCGGTGGAGTCCGACCCCACCGGCCGGCGTCGGGCCCGCCGGGTCGCGGCGCTGCTGGGGGCCGTCGAGGACCCCGACGCGGTGCCTGCCTTCGTGCTGCTGCTGGACACCGAGGCCGGACCGGTGCTGCTCGCCTCCGGGGACACCGACGCGCTCGTCCGCGGGGAGCACGAGCAGCGGGTCAGCGGGCGGGACTCGCTGGCGTGGGTGGAGCACCGGGTCGAACCCGGCTTCACCGCGATCGTGCTCGGTGGGGCCGCGGAGCCCGGCGCCGTGGCCGAGGCGCCGGTGCTGCCGCTGGACCTGGCCGGTGGCACGGTGCCCGGCGCCGGCGCCACCGTGCTCGCGCCGACGGCCGGCGTGGCAGCCGGCCGGCCCGGCCCGGTCGTGTCCCGGGAGAAGGCGGCCCCCGAGGAGCCAGTCACCGACGAGCCAGTCACCGACAAGCCAGTCACCGAGAAGCCAGTCACCGAGAAGCCAGTCACCGAGGAGCCGATTACCGAGCCGGTCGGAGACGGAGCCGGCCGACGTGAACCCGTCGCCGCACAGTTCACGGTGATGCGCCCCGTCACCCGCGTCCGCAACGTCGCGCTCGGTCCCTCGGCGACGCCCGCCCGCGCACCCCTGCCGGTCGCCGGGGCGGCAGCCGACCGCGCCGAGGCACCGACGGTGGACCGGGACGTCGTGGTCGAGGGCCTGCCGTGCCCGCAGGGCCACCTCAACGACCCCCGGGCCAGCGCCTGCTCCCTCTGCGGGTCCGACCTCGACCCGGAGGCCAGCCCCGTCCGGGCGACGCGACCACCCCTGGGCGTGCTCGTCACCGACGACGGCTCGGTCTTCCTGCTCACCTCCGACGTCGTCGTGGGGCGCGAGCCGGGCGGGTCCGAGGAGGTCCGGTCCGGGCGGGCGCAGCCGCTGCAGCTGCGCGACGAGGGGCACAGCGTCTCCCGCGTCCACGCCCGGGTGCACCTCGACGGGTGGGACGTCACCGTGGTCGACACCGGGTCCGCCAACGGCACGTACCTCAGCCGGACCGGCTCGGCCGGCCCCTGGGAGCCGGTGCAGGAGCCGACACCGCTGGCGGCCGGTGACCGGCTGCGGCTGGGCAAGCGGCAGCTGATGTACGACCGTCACCCTGCCGGCCCGGGACGCTGA
- a CDS encoding glycoside hydrolase family 15 protein, giving the protein MAGTRHTGQAAIEDHGVIGDLHTAALVSTDGDIDWLCLPRFDSPSVFAALLDGERGGRFTVRAVGATRTKQMYLPDSNVLLTRFLGEHAVLEVVDFMVPHAHGSADHRSAHQLVRKVRAVRGRVEVDIRCEPAFDYGRVHGEVDVVEGSGAFFSSAAGRLVLRSTVPLQADGAAAVARPVLHEGETIALSLSRQGSPRPLDLVEVEALLETTTAFWQGWIRQSRYRGRYREMVERSALTLKLLVHQPTGALVAAATTSLPEALGGTRNWDYRYTWVRDAAFTVYGLMALGFTEEAAAFTTWLEARCLDAPPGESLQVLYAVDGEPSPPEQELGHLAGYRGSRPVRIGNGAADQRQLDIHGELMDSVYLFNKHGQPISYTLWVALCRQLDWLEKHWDEPDCGVWEVRGPMRRFTYSTLMTWVAFERAERIARQRGLPAPLARWRDAADRAYLQVQEQAWSPSLQAYVQYPGSTTLDAGALVMPLVKFTGPQDPRFLATLDRIEHELVTDSLVQRYRTDGSDGFEEGEGTFNLCSFWYVEALTRAGRLEQARQTFEKMLTYANHLGLYAEEIGPSGEALGNVPQAFTHLALISAAVNLDRALAPERR; this is encoded by the coding sequence GTGGCGGGCACACGGCATACCGGACAGGCCGCGATCGAGGACCACGGCGTCATCGGGGACCTGCACACGGCGGCCCTGGTCTCCACCGACGGCGACATCGACTGGCTGTGCCTACCCCGCTTCGACTCCCCCTCGGTCTTCGCCGCGCTGCTCGACGGCGAGCGCGGCGGCCGGTTCACGGTGCGGGCCGTGGGCGCCACGCGGACCAAGCAGATGTACCTGCCCGACTCCAACGTGCTGCTCACCCGGTTCCTCGGGGAGCACGCCGTGCTCGAGGTGGTGGACTTCATGGTCCCCCACGCCCACGGCTCCGCCGACCACCGCAGCGCCCACCAGCTGGTCCGCAAGGTGCGCGCGGTCCGCGGCCGGGTCGAGGTCGACATCCGGTGCGAGCCGGCCTTCGACTACGGCCGGGTGCACGGCGAGGTCGACGTGGTCGAGGGGTCCGGGGCGTTCTTCTCCTCGGCGGCCGGCCGCCTGGTGCTGCGCTCGACGGTCCCGCTGCAGGCCGACGGGGCGGCCGCGGTGGCCCGCCCGGTCCTGCACGAGGGCGAGACGATCGCGCTGTCCCTGTCCCGGCAGGGGTCCCCTCGGCCGCTGGACCTGGTCGAGGTCGAGGCCCTGCTGGAGACCACGACCGCGTTCTGGCAGGGCTGGATCCGCCAGTCGCGCTACCGGGGGCGCTACCGCGAGATGGTCGAGCGCTCGGCGCTGACGCTCAAGCTGCTGGTGCACCAGCCGACGGGCGCGCTGGTCGCGGCGGCGACGACCTCGCTGCCCGAGGCGCTCGGCGGCACCCGCAACTGGGACTACCGCTACACCTGGGTGCGGGATGCCGCGTTCACCGTCTACGGCCTGATGGCGCTGGGGTTCACCGAGGAGGCGGCGGCGTTCACGACCTGGCTGGAGGCCCGCTGCCTCGACGCCCCGCCCGGGGAGAGCCTGCAGGTGCTCTACGCCGTCGACGGTGAGCCCTCACCACCGGAGCAGGAGCTGGGACACCTCGCCGGCTACCGCGGGTCGCGCCCGGTGCGGATCGGCAACGGGGCGGCCGACCAGCGCCAGCTCGACATCCACGGCGAGCTGATGGACTCGGTCTACCTGTTCAACAAGCACGGCCAGCCCATCTCCTACACCCTGTGGGTGGCCCTGTGCCGGCAGCTGGACTGGCTGGAGAAGCACTGGGACGAGCCGGACTGCGGCGTGTGGGAGGTCCGCGGGCCGATGCGTCGGTTCACCTACTCCACCCTGATGACGTGGGTGGCCTTCGAGCGGGCCGAGCGCATCGCGCGCCAACGCGGGCTGCCCGCCCCGCTGGCCCGGTGGCGCGACGCCGCCGACCGGGCGTACCTGCAGGTGCAGGAGCAGGCGTGGAGCCCGAGCCTGCAGGCCTATGTGCAGTACCCGGGCAGCACCACCCTGGACGCCGGTGCGCTGGTGATGCCGCTGGTGAAGTTCACCGGACCGCAGGACCCCCGCTTCCTGGCCACGCTGGACCGGATCGAGCACGAGCTGGTCACCGACAGCCTCGTCCAGCGCTACCGCACCGACGGCAGCGACGGCTTCGAGGAGGGCGAGGGCACGTTCAACCTCTGCTCCTTCTGGTACGTCGAGGCGCTCACCCGCGCCGGCCGGCTGGAGCAGGCGCGCCAGACCTTCGAGAAGATGCTCACCTACGCCAACCACCTCGGCCTGTACGCCGAGGAGATCGGCCCGTCCGGCGAGGCCCTGGGCAACGTCCCGCAGGCGTTCACCCACCTGGCCCTCATCAGCGCCGCGGTCAACCTGGACCGCGCCCTGGCGCCGGAGCGACGATGA
- a CDS encoding FHA domain-containing protein: MDDPAAGQGPAPAPPRVGVGWTEGPFLTYPDGGGERQFVTLQPGRTMTLGRGAGCDVQLGWDEAVSRVHAQLEPVGRDWTLVDDGLSRNGTYLNGERLTGRKRLRDGDTFVLGGTSFTYRSGQRGRSQETKVADGMVTVGSLSPTQRQVLTALCRPYRDSSGFATPASNQQIASELYLSVDAVKTHLRTLFQKFHIEDLPQNQKRAKLVERAISLGLVSRREL, encoded by the coding sequence ATGGACGACCCAGCAGCTGGTCAGGGCCCGGCTCCCGCGCCGCCCCGGGTCGGTGTCGGCTGGACCGAAGGGCCGTTCCTCACCTATCCCGACGGCGGCGGGGAGCGGCAGTTCGTCACGCTCCAGCCCGGGCGCACGATGACGCTCGGCCGCGGCGCCGGCTGCGACGTCCAGCTCGGCTGGGACGAGGCCGTCTCCCGGGTGCACGCCCAGCTCGAGCCGGTCGGGCGCGACTGGACGCTGGTCGACGACGGCCTGTCCCGCAACGGGACCTACCTCAACGGCGAGCGCCTGACCGGGCGCAAGCGCCTGCGCGACGGTGACACCTTCGTGCTCGGCGGCACGTCCTTCACCTACCGCTCCGGCCAGCGGGGCCGCTCGCAGGAGACCAAGGTCGCCGACGGCATGGTCACCGTCGGATCGCTCTCACCCACCCAGCGCCAGGTGCTCACCGCCCTGTGCCGCCCCTACCGGGACTCCTCCGGCTTCGCCACCCCCGCGTCCAACCAGCAGATCGCCAGCGAGCTCTACCTGAGCGTCGACGCGGTGAAGACCCACCTGCGCACGCTGTTCCAGAAGTTCCACATCGAGGACCTGCCGCAGAACCAGAAGCGGGCCAAGCTCGTCGAGCGGGCCATCTCCCTGGGCCTGGTCTCCCGGCGCGAGCTGTAG